The following are from one region of the Rosistilla carotiformis genome:
- a CDS encoding OB-fold-containig protein has translation MWIYIERAAEIIAAQPVLPASILLGFLVVYSIVSLFGLIDLDMDAPDFDFDADFDLGSAGGFGMLTFRWLNLAQIPIVIWGGLFTLLWWVTSAVLWVTWDAADYQANWSAAALLSARSAVIAVVLTKFTTEPMKKWFVTARYNAEMLLGQVCQICTGQADANFGQARFKTDAAPLLLNVRTDGATLKKGDLATIIDFDQERRIYTVTAIDDEVQADE, from the coding sequence TTGTGGATTTATATTGAACGTGCAGCGGAAATTATCGCCGCCCAACCGGTGCTACCCGCTTCGATTTTGCTGGGATTCCTTGTCGTCTACTCGATCGTTTCCCTGTTTGGGCTGATCGATCTCGATATGGACGCCCCCGACTTCGATTTCGACGCCGACTTCGATTTGGGTTCGGCCGGCGGTTTCGGAATGCTCACGTTTCGATGGTTGAATCTGGCGCAGATTCCAATTGTAATCTGGGGCGGCCTCTTTACACTACTTTGGTGGGTCACGTCGGCCGTGTTGTGGGTGACGTGGGATGCTGCCGATTACCAAGCGAATTGGTCGGCCGCGGCGTTGCTTTCGGCGCGTTCGGCAGTAATCGCGGTGGTGCTGACCAAATTTACCACCGAACCCATGAAGAAGTGGTTCGTGACCGCGCGGTACAACGCGGAGATGTTACTGGGCCAGGTCTGCCAGATTTGCACCGGGCAAGCCGACGCCAACTTTGGGCAGGCTCGATTTAAAACGGACGCGGCGCCGTTGTTATTAAACGTTCGCACCGACGGGGCCACTCTGAAAAAGGGTGATCTCGCCACGATTATCGACTTTGATCAAGAACGCCGGATATACACGGTAACCGCTATCGACGACGAGGTTCAAGCAGATGAGTAG